Proteins encoded within one genomic window of Pseudomonas cannabina:
- a CDS encoding amino acid permease has protein sequence MTSQDGLKRGLSARHIRFMALGSAIGTGLFYGSASAIQQAGPAVLLAYLIGGAAVYMVMRALGEMAVHDPVSGSFSHYATRYMGPLAGFVLGWTYAFEMIIVCLADVTAFGIYMGFWFPEVPRWIWVLGIVFLIGALNLYNVKVFGETEFWLSILKVSAIVAMIVAGFGIMIFGIGSSTSGTEIGISNLWAHGGFMPNGVAGLIASFAVVMFAFGGIEIIGITAGEAKDPQRSLPQAINAVPLRILLFYVLTLFVLMCIYPWPQIGTQGSPFVQIFDNLGIASAATILNIVVISAAVSAINSDIFGAGRMMYGLARDGQAPASFARLSRQGVPWMTVLVMGVTLLGGVLLNYLIPKDVFLLIASLATFATVWVWLMILLTQVAMRRSMNREEAAQLKFAVPFWPYGPAAAIVFMLFIFGVLGYFPDNRAALIVGAIWIVLLLIAYGLWVKPKALNKTY, from the coding sequence ATGACGTCACAAGATGGTTTGAAACGCGGGTTATCCGCCCGCCACATCCGCTTCATGGCCCTGGGCTCTGCCATCGGCACAGGGTTGTTCTACGGCTCGGCCTCGGCGATTCAACAGGCCGGTCCCGCGGTACTGCTGGCCTACCTGATCGGCGGCGCGGCGGTGTACATGGTGATGCGCGCACTCGGCGAGATGGCCGTTCACGACCCGGTGTCCGGTTCGTTCAGCCATTACGCCACGCGCTATATGGGCCCGCTGGCCGGTTTCGTGCTGGGCTGGACCTACGCCTTCGAGATGATCATCGTCTGTCTCGCCGACGTGACCGCCTTCGGCATTTACATGGGCTTCTGGTTTCCGGAAGTACCGCGCTGGATCTGGGTACTGGGCATCGTGTTCCTGATCGGCGCGCTCAACCTATACAACGTGAAGGTCTTCGGCGAAACCGAATTCTGGCTGTCCATCCTCAAAGTCAGCGCCATCGTGGCGATGATCGTGGCGGGCTTCGGCATCATGATTTTCGGCATCGGCAGCTCGACCAGCGGCACTGAAATCGGCATCAGCAACCTGTGGGCGCACGGGGGCTTCATGCCCAACGGCGTGGCTGGCCTGATCGCCTCGTTCGCCGTGGTGATGTTCGCTTTCGGCGGCATCGAGATCATCGGTATCACCGCCGGTGAGGCCAAGGACCCGCAGCGCAGCCTGCCGCAGGCGATCAACGCCGTGCCACTGCGCATTCTGCTGTTCTACGTGCTGACCCTGTTTGTGCTGATGTGCATCTACCCTTGGCCGCAAATCGGCACCCAAGGCAGCCCGTTCGTGCAGATTTTCGACAATCTGGGCATCGCTTCGGCGGCGACCATTCTCAACATCGTGGTGATCTCGGCGGCCGTTTCAGCGATCAACAGCGACATCTTCGGCGCAGGACGCATGATGTACGGCCTGGCGCGTGATGGTCAGGCACCTGCAAGCTTTGCGCGCCTGTCGCGTCAGGGCGTGCCGTGGATGACCGTGCTGGTAATGGGCGTGACGCTGCTCGGCGGCGTGCTGCTCAACTACCTGATCCCCAAAGACGTGTTCCTGCTGATCGCCTCGCTGGCAACCTTCGCCACGGTCTGGGTCTGGCTGATGATCCTGCTGACTCAGGTCGCCATGCGCCGTTCGATGAACCGCGAAGAAGCCGCACAGCTGAAATTCGCTGTGCCGTTCTGGCCTTACGGGCCCGCCGCCGCGATCGTATTCATGCTGTTCATCTTCGGCGTGCTGGGCTATTTCCCGGACAACCGTGCAGCCTTGATCGTCGGCGCAATCTGGATTGTGCTGCTGCTCATCGCCTACGGGTTGTGGGTCAAGCCAAAGGCGCTCAACAAAACCTATTGA
- the hutI gene encoding imidazolonepropionase — translation MKTLWKHCHIASMAHGKYSIIEDAAIVTSGALIEWIGPQAELVEPEHDNCIDLGGAWVTPGLIDCHTHTVFGGNRSGEFEQRLLGVSYAEIAAAGGGIASTVRATRAASEDELYASAERRLRHLLKDGVTTVEMKSGYGLDLENERKILRVIRRLGNTQPVTVRATCLAAHALPPEYADRADDYIKHICNDMLPALAAEGLVDAVDAFCEYLAFSPAQVEQVFITAGQLALPVKLHAEQLSSLGGSSLAARYKALSADHLEFMTEDDAIAVAAAGTVAVLLPGAFYFLRETQLPPMDALRKHGVPIAISTDLNPGTSPGLSLRLMLNMACTLFRMTPEEALAGVTFNAAKALGMSATHGSLEVGKVADFVAWNIERPADLAYWLGGDLDKRIVRHGVESSI, via the coding sequence ATGAAAACGCTCTGGAAACACTGTCACATCGCAAGCATGGCACACGGCAAATACTCGATCATCGAGGATGCCGCCATCGTGACCTCCGGAGCGCTCATCGAGTGGATCGGGCCTCAGGCTGAGCTGGTCGAACCGGAACATGACAACTGCATCGATCTGGGCGGCGCATGGGTGACGCCCGGCCTGATCGACTGCCACACGCACACGGTGTTCGGCGGTAACCGCAGCGGCGAGTTCGAGCAACGTTTGCTGGGCGTGAGTTATGCCGAAATTGCCGCAGCAGGCGGCGGCATCGCCAGCACAGTGCGCGCGACTCGCGCCGCCAGTGAAGATGAGCTGTACGCCAGCGCCGAGCGTCGTCTGCGGCACTTGCTCAAGGACGGCGTGACCACCGTCGAGATGAAATCAGGCTACGGGCTGGACCTGGAGAACGAGCGCAAGATCCTTCGCGTGATCCGTCGTTTGGGCAACACGCAGCCGGTCACCGTGCGCGCCACCTGCCTGGCCGCCCACGCCCTTCCCCCGGAATACGCCGACCGCGCCGACGACTACATCAAGCACATCTGCAACGACATGCTTCCAGCGCTGGCGGCCGAAGGGCTGGTGGACGCGGTGGATGCGTTCTGCGAATACCTGGCGTTCTCACCTGCGCAGGTCGAGCAGGTGTTCATCACGGCCGGGCAATTGGCGCTGCCGGTGAAACTGCATGCCGAGCAGCTTTCTTCACTGGGCGGGTCGAGCCTGGCAGCGCGCTACAAGGCACTGTCGGCGGACCATCTGGAGTTCATGACCGAAGACGACGCCATCGCCGTGGCCGCTGCCGGAACCGTCGCCGTGCTGCTACCGGGGGCGTTCTACTTCCTGCGGGAAACACAGCTGCCGCCGATGGACGCGCTGCGCAAGCACGGCGTGCCGATTGCCATCTCCACCGACCTGAACCCCGGCACTTCGCCCGGCCTGTCGCTGCGCCTGATGCTCAACATGGCCTGCACGCTGTTCCGCATGACGCCTGAAGAGGCGCTGGCGGGCGTGACGTTCAATGCCGCCAAGGCATTGGGCATGAGCGCGACACACGGTTCGCTGGAGGTCGGCAAGGTGGCGGATTTCGTCGCCTGGAACATCGAACGACCAGCTGATCTGGCGTAC